Proteins encoded in a region of the Euleptes europaea isolate rEulEur1 chromosome 3, rEulEur1.hap1, whole genome shotgun sequence genome:
- the LOC130475725 gene encoding histone H2B 8-like gives MPEPAKSVPVSKKGSKKAVTKTHKKGDKKRRKVRKESYSIYVYKVLKQVHPDTGISSKAMSIMNSFVNDVFERIAGEATRLAHYNKRSTITSREIQTAVRLLLPGELAKHAVSEGTKAVTKYTSSK, from the coding sequence ATGCCGGAGCCGGCTAAGTCCGTCCCGGTTTCCAAGAAGGGGTCCAAGAAAGCTGTAACAAAGACACACAAGAAGGGGGATAAAAAGCGGAGGAAGGTCCGAAAAGAGAGCTATTCGATCTACGTGTACAAAGTCCTGAAGCAAGTCCACCCGGACACGGGCATTTCTTCAAAAGCCATGAGCATCATGAATTCTTTTGTGAACGACGTCTTCGAGCGCATCGCTGGGGAAGCTACTCGTTTGGCTCATTACAACAAGCGGTCGACTATCACTTCCCGAGAGATTCAGACGGCGGtgcggctgctgctgccgggAGAGCTCGCTAAGCACGCCGTGTCTGAAGGCACCAAGGCGGTTACCAAATACACCAGCTCCAAATAA